From a single Porites lutea chromosome 10, jaPorLute2.1, whole genome shotgun sequence genomic region:
- the LOC140950557 gene encoding histamine H2 receptor-like, whose product MENNGTLPDSYFNAVFDSFLILLSVAVIAVNLLVISLFVCREYLQTKTNSLLISLAVSDLLVGLLGIPMNVICNAFLDVGVCMAAALIYRFIAVSTIYHILLVTLERYIYVMYPMKYINIVTVPRLLTVIAAVWIFSLFAALIQLAWLDPSNFFYQTKTPEEIRFDVGYHIFGSVFCFFLPAIIMAYSYVRMFLVIHRQIKEIQGLYNTRSAGHANQKAPIATEARALSIFAIMLTVFIICWLSFYVSGFLFAVLPGSELVLSEKLFMAFDYIRFSVAFVNPFLYAFLKRDFSRALKSLCRRDGVQPGELASTASGSRFRTLTINFSLSRSSDMYRDA is encoded by the coding sequence ATGGAAAACAACGGCACCCTCCCTGATTCGTACTTCAATGCGGTTTTCGACAGCTTTCTCATCCTTCTCAGCGTCGCTGTAATAGCCGTCAATTTGCTGGTCATCTCGCTGTTTGTTTGTCGAGAATATCTGCAAACGAAGACCAACAGTTTGTTAATCAGCCTCGCTGTATCCGATCTATTGGTCGGCTTGCTCGGGATACCAATGAATGTGATTTGTAACGCCTTCCTCGATGTCGGGGTGTGCATGGCAGCTGCTCTTATCTATCGTTTCATCGCTGTCTCCACCATTTACCACATTCTACTAGTAACTCTTGAACGCTACATTTATGTAATGTACCCCATGAAGTACATAAATATCGTTACTGTACCGCGTCTACTCACGGTCATAGCCGCAGTGTGGATCTTCTCCCTGTTTGCCGCTCTGATTCAACTCGCCTGGCTAGACCCTTCAAACTTTTTCTACCAAACGAAAACCCCTGAAGAGATCAGGTTCGATGTGGGATACCACATCTTTGGAAGCGTTTTCTGCTTCTTTCTCCCCGCAATAATAATGGCCTACAGCTATGTTCGCATGTTTCTGGTCATTCATCGACAAATTAAAGAGATCCAAGGGTTGTACAACACTCGCAGTGCTGGACACGCAAATCAAAAAGCACCCATCGCCACTGAAGCACGAGCCTTGAGTATTTTCGCCATAATGCTTACAGTCTTCATAATTTGCTGGCTTTCCTTTTACGTAAgtggttttctttttgcagtACTGCCCGGATCCGAGCTGGTGCTGTCCGAGAAACTGTTCATGGCGTTTGATTACATTCGTTTCTCGGTGGCTTTTGTCAACCCCTTTCTGTACGCGTTTCTCAAGCGCGATTTCTCACGCGCGCTCAAATCACTGTGTAGAAGGGACGGAGTTCAGCCAGGTGAGCTTGCCTCGACAGCTTCCGGGTCACGCTTTCGGACGCTGACAATCAATTTCTCTTTGTCGAGATCCTCGGACATGTATAGGGATGCATAA